The bacterium DNA window TGAATTGCCCAACCCAGGAGACTACCCACGAGCACGGAAGGCCGGTGCCACTCAGAGAAACTGCGACGAGAGAAGCCTTCGCCGACCTACAGGCAGAGAGGGGCGAGGAGAAGCCTCAGCAGACAGAGACCGGCGACTATGTGGAGGATCTCGCCGCCGGTAACGAGACGTCGGAGTGCACGGACTCAGCCTATTGGCTGGCTGTCCGGAGGGAGGCTGCCGCGAAGCGGCTTAGTACAACGATTGAGCCAAGCGCGCGGCGCAGCCGTCCGCTTCGGCGAATTGTTATCTCTGGTCATGAAGCACCTTACGAAGGGGTCTGGTTTCCATGCTGGACATTTCTCCGTAATTCCGGTATACATGGGTGCGACAATTTCGCGGCGAGCGAGGAGGATCCATGGCAAAATTCGTGATCGAGGTCCCTGATGAGCTCAGAGGTGCCGGGGAGGCAATGGCGGCCGCTCTGGAGACGATGAAGCAGACCATCGCGCGGACGGGTGGAGGAAAGTCCGTCGACTATGCGGGGGTGGAACGTACGATCTCTGAGAAGGCTGCCGCGATCGAACGGGAGAGTCACCGCGCGATCCTTCAGTCGCTCGACATCGACGTTCCGACCGTGGTGATCGGCGGCATTCGCTACAACCGGGTGGGACGCTGCGCTGCGCCGTACCACACCATGGCCGGATCGGTATCGATCGAGCGGTCGTTGTACCGTCAATCGGGCCAACGCGGGGGCCAGCCTGGGGGAAGGGTGGTGGACCCTGTGAGCTTGCGGTCGGGAGTCGTGGGGGACGGCTGGCTTCCGAACGCAGCGCGGGCCATGGCCCATGCGGTGCAGCAAGGGACATCGCGTGAAGCGGAAGC harbors:
- a CDS encoding ISKra4 family transposase, which encodes MAKFVIEVPDELRGAGEAMAAALETMKQTIARTGGGKSVDYAGVERTISEKAAAIERESHRAILQSLDIDVPTVVIGGIRYNRVGRCAAPYHTMAGSVSIERSLYRQSGQRGGQPGGRVVDPVSLRSGVVGDGWLPNAARAMAHAVQQGTSREAEA